A part of Bacillus marinisedimentorum genomic DNA contains:
- a CDS encoding SprT family protein codes for MEQQNLQELVEDISLKYFGRPFDHQAIFNNRLRTTGGRYLLRTHNIELNRKYLDELGYDELIGIIKHELCHYHLHLEGKGYKHRDADFRKLMEQVGAPRHCRSLPSAKKAERFKHRYLCSVCGFSYERKRRVDTKRYRCGRCKGRLKKIK; via the coding sequence ATGGAACAGCAGAACTTGCAGGAGCTTGTTGAAGATATCTCATTAAAGTATTTCGGCAGGCCGTTTGACCATCAGGCAATCTTCAATAACCGGCTCAGAACGACAGGCGGACGGTACCTGCTGCGCACGCATAATATCGAATTGAACCGGAAATACCTTGATGAACTTGGCTATGATGAATTGATCGGCATCATCAAGCATGAATTGTGTCATTATCATTTGCACCTCGAGGGCAAGGGATACAAGCACCGGGATGCCGATTTCAGGAAACTGATGGAACAAGTCGGCGCCCCGCGTCATTGCAGGTCCCTTCCTTCAGCAAAAAAAGCGGAACGCTTCAAGCACCGCTATCTCTGTTCGGTGTGCGGCTTTTCTTATGAAAGAAAGCGCAGAGTGGACACGAAACGCTACCGGTGCGGAAGGTGTAAAGGAAGGCTGAAAAAAATCAAATAA
- the cmpA gene encoding cortex morphogenetic protein CmpA — translation MPGWLVNQFRRAYFEKNRYQIKMLNQCWYFYRKKHCS, via the coding sequence ATGCCCGGCTGGTTAGTCAATCAATTTCGAAGGGCATATTTTGAGAAAAACCGTTACCAAATAAAAATGCTGAATCAGTGCTGGTACTTTTATAGGAAAAAACACTGCTCATGA